A stretch of Castanea sativa cultivar Marrone di Chiusa Pesio chromosome 2, ASM4071231v1 DNA encodes these proteins:
- the LOC142625968 gene encoding pentatricopeptide repeat-containing protein At4g15720, producing MKKRPLNKSLLFALTSSSLSRQTKLSNFHTKAYHCIQQLRNCNDFISATLAHSNVLKCGFLNDTFTTNHLINCYVRLQEIRDAHQVFDEMHEPNVVSWTSLMAGYVNVGQPKMALWLFWKMPGSLVMPNDFTLATVINACSILADVKVGRRIHAQVEILGFRSNLVVFSSLVDMYGKCNEVDEARRVFDIMDSRNVVSWTSMITAYAQNAQGHNALQIFREFSSLMLDRPNHFMLASVINACASLGRLVSGKVTHGAVIRHGHDSNDVVASALVDMYAKCGSVSYSENVFMRIPNPSVISYTSMIVGAAKYGLGKLSLNLFKEMIDRRIKPNDVTFVGVLHACSHSGLIDEGLEHLKTMFVKHGILPGAKHYTCVVDMLGRTGRLDEAYQLAKSIQVESDEGALLWGTLLSASRLHGRVDIAVEASKLLIESNQQVAGAYVTLSNAYALAGEWENVHSLRTQMKQTGIYKEPGCSWVEIKDSTYVFYAGDVASCPQGREVMSLLRELEERMKERGYVGGSMGLVFVDVEQEAKEEIVGLHSERLALAFGLINIPKAVTIRVMKNLRMCRDCHEAFKLISDIVARDFVVRDVNRFHHFRNGSCTCRDFW from the coding sequence ATGAAGAAGAGGCCTTTGAACAAAAGTCTCCTTTTTGCCCTTACCTCCTCATCTCTTTCCCGCCAAACTAAACTGTCAAATTTTCATACAAAAGCTTATCATTGCATTCAACAGCTTCGAAATTGTAACGATTTCATTTCTGCAACCTTAGCACACTCCAACGTTTTAAAGTGTGGTTTCTTAAACGACACCTTCACCACCAACCATCTTATAAACTGCTATGTTAGGCTCCAAGAAATAAGGGATGCACACCAAGTGTTCGATGAAATGCACGAACCAAATGTCGTGTCGTGGACTTCGCTTATGGCGGGTTATGTCAATGTGGGTCAACCCAAAATGGCTCTTTGGCTCTTTTGGAAAATGCCTGGAAGTTTGGTCATGCCCAATGATTTTACATTGGCGACTGTGATTAATGCTTGTTCAATCCTTGCTGATGTCAAAGTAGGGAGAAGAATTCATGCGCAAGTTGAAATATTGGGTTTTCGATCTAATCTTGttgttttttcttcacttgttgaTATGTATGGAAAATGTAATGAGGTTGATGAAGCTCGACGGGTTTTCGACATAATGGATTCTAGGAATGTTGTTTCTTGGACTTCAATGATCACAGCGTACGCCCAAAATGCACAAGGCCACAATGCACTCCAAATTTTTAGAGAATTCAGTAGCTTGATGCTGGACCGTCCAAATCATTTCATGTTGGCTAGCGTAATAAATGCTTGTGCGAGCTTGGGTAGACTGGTTTCCGGGAAAGTCACACATGGGGCAGTGATTCGCCATGGCCATGATTCAAATGATGTGGTTGCAAGTGCACTTGTGGACATGTATGCCAAATGTGGGTCTGTTAGTTATTCAGAAAATGTCTTCATGAGGATTCCAAATCCTTCTGTGATTTCATATACTTCAATGATTGTAGGTGCTGCAAAATATGGGCTTGGGAAGCTATCTCTCAATCTCTTCAAAGAAATGATTGATAGAAGAATAAAACCCAATGATGTCACCTTTGTTGGAGTTTTACATGCTTGTAGTCACTCAGGGCTAATTGATGAAGGCCTTGAACACTTGAAGACCATGTTTGTGAAACATGGGATATTGCCAGGTGCCAAGCATTATACTTGTGTTGTTGATATGCTTGGTCGAACTGGTCGTCTTGACGAAGCCTACCAATTAGCAAAATCTATCCAGGTAGAGTCTGATGAAGGGGCTTTGCTGTGGGGTACACTTCTTTCGGCTAGTAGGCTTCATGGAAGGGTAGATATTGCAGTTGAAGCCAGTAAGCTGCTAATAGAATCCAATCAACAAGTAGCGGGTGCATATGTAACATTATCAAATGCTTATGCATTGGCTGGGGAGTGGGAGAATGTTCATAGTCTACGGACTCAAATGAAGCAGACCGGAATTTACAAGGAACCTGGTTGTAGTTGGGTTGAGATTAAGGATTCAACTTATGTGTTCTATGCTGGAGATGTAGCTTCATGTCCACAGGGGAGAGAAGTGATGAGTTTGTTGAGGGAGTTGGAGGAGAGAATGAAGGAAAGAGGGTACGTTGGAGGAAGTATGGGTTTAGTGTTTGTTGATGTGGAACAGGAAGCCAAAGAAGAAATTGTGGGTCTGCACAGTGAGAGATTGGCATTAGCTTTTGGACTAATAAACATCCCCAAAGCAGTGACAATCAGAGTGATGAAGAACTTAAGAATGTGTAGGGACTGTCATGAGGCTTTCAAGCTTATTAGTGATATTGTTGCAAGGGATTTTGTTGTAAGAGATGTGAACAGATTTCATCATTTTAGAAATGGATCTTGCACTTGCAGAGATTTCTGGTAA
- the LOC142623597 gene encoding protein LATERAL BRANCHING OXIDOREDUCTASE 1, which translates to MAPVPLSPVKVGHIDDVQELRNAKPTTIPERFVRDMTERPTLATALSSTSDIPVIDFSKLIKGDKDEVHSEILKLGIACEEWGFFQVINHDIELSLLESIEKLAKEFFMLPLEEKQKYPMIPGTLQGYGQAFVFSEDQKLDWCNMFALGVEPHYIRNPKLWPTKPAKFSETVELYSKEVRALCNNLLKYIAMSLGLRQQAFEEMFGVAVQAIRMNYYPACSRPDLVLGLSPHSDGSALTVLQQGKGSSVGLQILKDNTWVPVQPIPNALVINIGDTLEVLSNGKYKSVEHRAVTHKEKDRLSLVTFYAPSYEIELGPMPEFVDESNPCKYRRYNHGEYSKHYVTSKLQGKKALDFAKIHTKI; encoded by the exons ATGGCCCCAGTACCCCTTTCTCCAGTCAAGGTTGGGCACATTGATGATGTCCAAGAACTAAGAAACGCTAAGCCAACTACAATTCCAGAAAGATTTGTAAGGGACATGACAGAGAGGCCAACACTAGCCACAGCTCTATCATCAACTAGTGACATTCCAGTTATTGATTTCTCCAAGCTTATAAAAGGAGACAAAGATGAAGTCCATAGTGAAATTTTGAAGCTTGGAATAGCTTGTGAGGAGTGGGGATTCTTTCAG GTAATCAACCATGACATTGAGCTTAGTTTGCTTGAGAGCATAGAGAAGCTGGCCAAGGAATTCTTCATGCTACCTCTggaagagaaacaaaaataccCAATGATACCAGGGACTCTTCAAGGATATGGGCAGGCATTTGTGTTCTCAGAGGACCAAAAGCTGGATTGGTGCAACATGTTTGCTCTTGGGGTTGAGCCCCACTACATAAGGAACCCCAAATTATGGCCAACAAAGCCAGCCAAGTTCAG TGAAACTGTAGAGCTTTACTCAAAAGAAGTGAGGGCACTCTGCAATAATCTGTTGAAATATATAGCCATGAGCCTAGGATTGAGACAACAAGCCTTTGAAGAGATGTTTGGGGTGGCTGTGCAGGCCATAAGGATGAACTACTACCCAGCATGTTCAAGGCCTGACCTTGTTTTAGGTCTAAGCCCACATTCAGATGGAAGTGCCCTCACAGTGCTGCAGCAAGGAAAGGGCAGCTCAGTAGGACTGCAAATCCTTAAAGATAACACATGGGTGCCTGTTCAGCCCATCCCAAATGCTCTAGTAATCAACATTGGTGACACACTAGAA gttcTTTCAAATGGTAAATACAAGAGTGTGGAGCACAGAGCAGTGACTCATAAGGAGAAAGACAGACTCTCACTTGTCACATTTTATGCTCCTAGCTATGAAATAGAGCTTGGTCCAATGCCAGAATTTGTTGATGAAAGCAACCCATGCAAGTATAGAAGGTACAATCATGGAGAGTACAGTAAGCACTATGTAACAAGCAAGTTGCAAGGTAAAAAAGCCCTGGATTTTGCCAAGATTCACACAAAGATCTAG
- the LOC142624306 gene encoding cullin-1-like isoform X1 — MVMGYDTRFLFWGLRNYGYSSMTRGEREIILFEQGWELMQKAITKLKNILEGLPEPQFSGEDYMMLYTTIFNMCTQRPPHDYSQQIYYKYRETFEEYITSTVLPSLKEKNDEFMLRELVKRWAIYRVLGRWLSHFFSYLDRYFIAQWNLPRLNEVGLTCFRDLVYEEFNGKVRDFVISLINKEREGEQVDRALLRNVLDIFVAIGMGQMDQYENDFEAAFLKDTVAYYSQKASSWILEDSCPDYMLKAEKCLRREKDGVSLYLHSSTEAKLLEKIQHEFLSVYVTQLLEKDNSQCHALVRDDKVEDLSRMSELLFYLSKNKERFRLLFRIPRGIEPVSSLFKQYVTAEVTALVKQAEDAASNKKAEKKDMVGLQEQVFVRKVIELHEKYQAYVNDYHTFHKALKEAFEVFNKGVAGSSSAELLATFCDNILKKGSSWKLSDEDIEETLEKVVKLLDYISEKDLFAEFYRKKLARRLLFDKSANDDHERSILTKIKRKCGGQFTSKMERMVTDLTLTRENQTSFEEYLSNNSHANPGIDLTVTVLTTGFWPRYKSFDLNLPPELVKCVKVFREFYQTKTKHRKLTWIYSLGTCNISGKFEPKTMELIMTTYQASALLLFNSSDRLSYSDIMTELNLTDNDIVRLLHSLSCAKYKILNKEPNTKTISPTDYFEFNSKFTDKMRRIKILLPPVDEKKKVIEDVDKDRLYAIDASIVRVMKSRKVLGHQQLVMECVEQLGHMFKPNLKAIKKRIDDLITRDYLERDKDNPNLFRYLA, encoded by the exons ATGGTTATGGGTTATGATACTAG gtttttgttttgggggttAAGGAATTATGGCTATAGCAGTATGACAAGGGGTGAGCGAGAGATCATTCTCTTCGAACAAGGATGGGAGCTTATGCAGAAGGCGATCACAAAGCTGAAGAACATTTTAGAAGGGTTGCCTGAGCCGCAGTTCAGCGGCGAGGACTACATGATGCTCTACAC AACCATCTTTAACATGTGTACACAGAGGCCTCCTCATGATTATTCCCAACAGATCTACTATAAGTACAGGGAAACATTTGAAGAGTACATAACTTCAACG GTATTACCATCTTTAAAAGAGAAGAATGATGAATTTATGTTGAGAGAGCTTGTGAAAAGGTGGGCAATCTACAGAGTTCTGGGGAGATGGCTTTCTCATTTCTTCAGTTATCTTGATCGATATTTTATTGCTCAGTGGAACCTTCCGCGCCTTAATGAAGTTGGACTTACTTGCTTCCGTGATCTG GTATACGAGGAGTTCAATGGAAAAGTTAGGGATTTTGTAATTTCTCTT ATCAATAAAGAACGTGAAGGAGAGCAGGTTGATCGAGCTTTACTGAGGAATGTTTTAGATATATTTGTCGCAATTGGAATGGGGCAAATGGATCAGTATGAAAATGATTTTGAGGCAGCGTTTCTTAAAGATACTGTTGCTTACTATTCACAGAAAGCTTCCAGCTGGATTCTAGAAGATTCTTGTCCAGATTATATGCTGAAA GCTGAGAAGTGTTTAAGACGAGAGAAAGATGGGGTTTCTCTTTACCTGCATTCTAGTACTGAGGCAAAGCTACTGGAG AAAATTCAACATGAGTTTTTGTCTGTATATGTGACCCAACTGCTTGAAAAAGATAACTCTCAATGCCATGCATTGGTTAGAGATGACAAG GTGGAAGATTTGTCAAGAATGTCCgagcttcttttttatttatcaaaaaataaagaaaggttCAGGCTTCTTTTTAGAATACCTCGAGGCATAGAACCTGTTTCCAGCTTATTTAAGCAG TATGTCACTGCTGAAGTAACAGCCTTGGTCAAGCAAGCAGAAGATGCAGCAAGCAACAAGAAG GCCGAGAAAAAGGACATGGTTGGTTTGCAGGAACAG GTTTTTGTCAGAAAAGTGATTGAGCTACATGAAAAATACCAAGCATATGTGAATGATTATCACACTTTTCATAAG GCGCTCAAGGAGGCTTTTGAGGTCTTCAACAAGGGGGTTGCTGGAAGTTCAAGTGCAGAATTGCTTGCTACCTTTTGTGATAACATTCTTAAAAAAGGCAGTAGTTGGAAACTGAGTGATGAAGACATTGAAGAAACACTTGAAAAG GTAGTAAAGTTGCTTGACTATATCAGCGAAAAGGACCTGTTTGCCGAATTCTATAG GAAGAAGCTTGCCCGACGGCTTCTTTTTGACAAGAGTGCAAATGATGACCATGAGAGGAGTATTTTGACGAAGATTAAGCGGAAATGTGGTGGTCAGTTCACCTCAAAGATGGAGAGAATG GTTACCGACTTAACATTGACCAGGGAAAACCAGACCAGCTTTGAGGAGTATCTGAGTAATAATTCACATGCAAATCCAGGGATTGACTTGACTGTTACTGTTCTGACTACTGGCTTTTGGCCACGTTACAAGTCTTTTGACCTCAACCTTCCACCAGAGTTG GTCAAGTGTGTCAAAGTTTTCCGGGAAttctatcaaacaaaaacaaagcacaGAAAACTTACATGGATATACTCTTTGGGTACTTGTAATATCAGTGGGAAATTTGAACCCAAAACTATGGAACTGATTATGACCACTTATCAG GCCTCAGCCCTGTTGCTTTTCAATTCCTCGGATAGATTGAGTTACTCGGACATCATGACAGAATTAAACTTGACCGATAATGACATTGTTAGACTTCTCCACTCCTTGTCATGTGCGAAGTACAAGATTCTGAACAAGGAGCCTAACACGAAAACAATATCTCCTACTGATTACTTTGAGTTCAACTCTAAGTTTACTGACAAAATGAGGAGGATCAAG ATTCTTCTCCCTCCAGTGGATGAGAAGAAGAAAGTAATTGAAGATGTTGACAAAGACAGACTGTATGCCATTGATGCCTCAATTGTGCGCGTCATGAAGAGCCGTAAAGTTTTAGGCCACCAGCAGCTGGTCATGGAGTGTGTTGAGCAGTTGGGTCACATGTTCAAG CCTAATTTGAAGGCAATAAAGAAGCGCATTGATGATCTGATCACTCGAGATTATTTGGAAAGAGACAAGGATAACCCTAATTTGTTCAGATACTTGGCATGA
- the LOC142624306 gene encoding cullin-1-like isoform X2: MTRGEREIILFEQGWELMQKAITKLKNILEGLPEPQFSGEDYMMLYTTIFNMCTQRPPHDYSQQIYYKYRETFEEYITSTVLPSLKEKNDEFMLRELVKRWAIYRVLGRWLSHFFSYLDRYFIAQWNLPRLNEVGLTCFRDLVYEEFNGKVRDFVISLINKEREGEQVDRALLRNVLDIFVAIGMGQMDQYENDFEAAFLKDTVAYYSQKASSWILEDSCPDYMLKAEKCLRREKDGVSLYLHSSTEAKLLEKIQHEFLSVYVTQLLEKDNSQCHALVRDDKVEDLSRMSELLFYLSKNKERFRLLFRIPRGIEPVSSLFKQYVTAEVTALVKQAEDAASNKKAEKKDMVGLQEQVFVRKVIELHEKYQAYVNDYHTFHKALKEAFEVFNKGVAGSSSAELLATFCDNILKKGSSWKLSDEDIEETLEKVVKLLDYISEKDLFAEFYRKKLARRLLFDKSANDDHERSILTKIKRKCGGQFTSKMERMVTDLTLTRENQTSFEEYLSNNSHANPGIDLTVTVLTTGFWPRYKSFDLNLPPELVKCVKVFREFYQTKTKHRKLTWIYSLGTCNISGKFEPKTMELIMTTYQASALLLFNSSDRLSYSDIMTELNLTDNDIVRLLHSLSCAKYKILNKEPNTKTISPTDYFEFNSKFTDKMRRIKILLPPVDEKKKVIEDVDKDRLYAIDASIVRVMKSRKVLGHQQLVMECVEQLGHMFKPNLKAIKKRIDDLITRDYLERDKDNPNLFRYLA; this comes from the exons ATGACAAGGGGTGAGCGAGAGATCATTCTCTTCGAACAAGGATGGGAGCTTATGCAGAAGGCGATCACAAAGCTGAAGAACATTTTAGAAGGGTTGCCTGAGCCGCAGTTCAGCGGCGAGGACTACATGATGCTCTACAC AACCATCTTTAACATGTGTACACAGAGGCCTCCTCATGATTATTCCCAACAGATCTACTATAAGTACAGGGAAACATTTGAAGAGTACATAACTTCAACG GTATTACCATCTTTAAAAGAGAAGAATGATGAATTTATGTTGAGAGAGCTTGTGAAAAGGTGGGCAATCTACAGAGTTCTGGGGAGATGGCTTTCTCATTTCTTCAGTTATCTTGATCGATATTTTATTGCTCAGTGGAACCTTCCGCGCCTTAATGAAGTTGGACTTACTTGCTTCCGTGATCTG GTATACGAGGAGTTCAATGGAAAAGTTAGGGATTTTGTAATTTCTCTT ATCAATAAAGAACGTGAAGGAGAGCAGGTTGATCGAGCTTTACTGAGGAATGTTTTAGATATATTTGTCGCAATTGGAATGGGGCAAATGGATCAGTATGAAAATGATTTTGAGGCAGCGTTTCTTAAAGATACTGTTGCTTACTATTCACAGAAAGCTTCCAGCTGGATTCTAGAAGATTCTTGTCCAGATTATATGCTGAAA GCTGAGAAGTGTTTAAGACGAGAGAAAGATGGGGTTTCTCTTTACCTGCATTCTAGTACTGAGGCAAAGCTACTGGAG AAAATTCAACATGAGTTTTTGTCTGTATATGTGACCCAACTGCTTGAAAAAGATAACTCTCAATGCCATGCATTGGTTAGAGATGACAAG GTGGAAGATTTGTCAAGAATGTCCgagcttcttttttatttatcaaaaaataaagaaaggttCAGGCTTCTTTTTAGAATACCTCGAGGCATAGAACCTGTTTCCAGCTTATTTAAGCAG TATGTCACTGCTGAAGTAACAGCCTTGGTCAAGCAAGCAGAAGATGCAGCAAGCAACAAGAAG GCCGAGAAAAAGGACATGGTTGGTTTGCAGGAACAG GTTTTTGTCAGAAAAGTGATTGAGCTACATGAAAAATACCAAGCATATGTGAATGATTATCACACTTTTCATAAG GCGCTCAAGGAGGCTTTTGAGGTCTTCAACAAGGGGGTTGCTGGAAGTTCAAGTGCAGAATTGCTTGCTACCTTTTGTGATAACATTCTTAAAAAAGGCAGTAGTTGGAAACTGAGTGATGAAGACATTGAAGAAACACTTGAAAAG GTAGTAAAGTTGCTTGACTATATCAGCGAAAAGGACCTGTTTGCCGAATTCTATAG GAAGAAGCTTGCCCGACGGCTTCTTTTTGACAAGAGTGCAAATGATGACCATGAGAGGAGTATTTTGACGAAGATTAAGCGGAAATGTGGTGGTCAGTTCACCTCAAAGATGGAGAGAATG GTTACCGACTTAACATTGACCAGGGAAAACCAGACCAGCTTTGAGGAGTATCTGAGTAATAATTCACATGCAAATCCAGGGATTGACTTGACTGTTACTGTTCTGACTACTGGCTTTTGGCCACGTTACAAGTCTTTTGACCTCAACCTTCCACCAGAGTTG GTCAAGTGTGTCAAAGTTTTCCGGGAAttctatcaaacaaaaacaaagcacaGAAAACTTACATGGATATACTCTTTGGGTACTTGTAATATCAGTGGGAAATTTGAACCCAAAACTATGGAACTGATTATGACCACTTATCAG GCCTCAGCCCTGTTGCTTTTCAATTCCTCGGATAGATTGAGTTACTCGGACATCATGACAGAATTAAACTTGACCGATAATGACATTGTTAGACTTCTCCACTCCTTGTCATGTGCGAAGTACAAGATTCTGAACAAGGAGCCTAACACGAAAACAATATCTCCTACTGATTACTTTGAGTTCAACTCTAAGTTTACTGACAAAATGAGGAGGATCAAG ATTCTTCTCCCTCCAGTGGATGAGAAGAAGAAAGTAATTGAAGATGTTGACAAAGACAGACTGTATGCCATTGATGCCTCAATTGTGCGCGTCATGAAGAGCCGTAAAGTTTTAGGCCACCAGCAGCTGGTCATGGAGTGTGTTGAGCAGTTGGGTCACATGTTCAAG CCTAATTTGAAGGCAATAAAGAAGCGCATTGATGATCTGATCACTCGAGATTATTTGGAAAGAGACAAGGATAACCCTAATTTGTTCAGATACTTGGCATGA